A single genomic interval of Bradyrhizobium sp. AZCC 1693 harbors:
- a CDS encoding TetR/AcrR family transcriptional regulator produces MGLTATKARPARRDVPKSRGGRPTKSAAIERDQRLIEVATRLFLDRGYDATSLDAVAEAARVSKPTVYSRYGDKRGLFAEVLRREIARWLAPLAEAAEAQITRSSDISVEQRLIEVGREMLTFTCGPDAVAFSRMMTSQAINFPDIAKLGREEGWLKAVSTTARFFDKLVAQGAMDVEDTGIAAEVFLDVVVGHTHRMATFGTPLEMKSAEKRMRLAIRLFLAGALGPPSRVQSIPKGTIRRRPSR; encoded by the coding sequence ATGGGATTGACTGCGACCAAGGCCAGACCGGCCAGACGAGACGTCCCGAAATCACGCGGCGGCCGGCCGACGAAAAGCGCCGCCATCGAGCGCGATCAGCGGCTGATCGAAGTTGCCACCCGTCTTTTTCTGGACCGGGGCTACGATGCGACCTCGCTTGATGCGGTTGCGGAAGCAGCCCGGGTCAGCAAGCCCACCGTCTATTCGCGCTACGGCGACAAGCGCGGGCTGTTTGCCGAGGTGCTGAGGCGCGAGATTGCGCGCTGGCTTGCTCCGCTTGCTGAAGCGGCGGAGGCGCAGATCACGCGTTCCTCGGACATTTCGGTCGAGCAGCGCCTGATAGAGGTCGGGCGCGAGATGCTGACGTTCACCTGCGGCCCCGATGCCGTCGCGTTCAGCCGCATGATGACGTCACAGGCCATCAACTTTCCCGACATTGCCAAGCTTGGCAGGGAAGAAGGCTGGTTGAAGGCCGTTTCCACCACCGCGCGCTTCTTTGATAAATTGGTCGCGCAAGGCGCCATGGACGTCGAGGATACCGGCATCGCGGCTGAGGTCTTTCTCGACGTGGTCGTCGGTCACACGCACCGCATGGCGACGTTCGGAACGCCGCTGGAGATGAAGTCCGCCGAAAAGCGCATGCGCTTGGCGATCAGGCTGTTCCTGGCCGGTGCGCTTGGGCCGCCGAGCCGCGTTCAGTCCATCCCCAAGGGAACCATTCGGCGACGCCCCTCCCGCTGA